The Comamonas testosteroni genome contains the following window.
CTGATTGCTATGTTTCTTAAAGCTGCATGCGCCTGATTGAAAAGCGCTGCAGGCAGATTTTGCTGAAGGAATTGTTTGGGTATGAATGAAGTGGCAATGGCTTCAAAACGCTTTGTGACGCAGGTGCCGATTCGTTTTGCGCACTGCGATCCGGCGGGCATCATCTTCTTTCCCCAATATCTGGTGTTGTTCAACGGGCTGGTCGAAGACTGGTTCAACCAGGCGCTGGGCCTGAGCTATGCGGACATGCTGCACAAGGACAAGGTGGGCCTGCCCATCGTGCATCTGGAATGCGACTTTCGTGCCATCACCCGCATGGGCGAAACCGTGAGTCTGGGCCTGTCGGTTGCCAAGCTGGGCAATCGTTCGTTGACGCTCGATGTGGATTGCAGAGGTCCTGAGGGACAGCTGCGCGTGATGGCGCAGAAAGTGCTGGTCTTCACCAGTCTTCAAACCCATCAGGCCATCACTGCGCCGCAACATATCCGCCACGCAATCGAGCGTTGGCAAAGTTCATTCAATCCAACAGAAAACAGGAGTTGAACATGCAAGTACTGCTGCCTCCGGGCTGGCCTCGGCCCAAGGGATATGCGAATGGCGTGGCCGTCAGCGGCCGCCAGATCTATGTTGCCGGCATGATTGGCTGGGACGCCGAGGGCCGGTTTCATACCGACGAT
Protein-coding sequences here:
- a CDS encoding acyl-CoA thioesterase gives rise to the protein MNEVAMASKRFVTQVPIRFAHCDPAGIIFFPQYLVLFNGLVEDWFNQALGLSYADMLHKDKVGLPIVHLECDFRAITRMGETVSLGLSVAKLGNRSLTLDVDCRGPEGQLRVMAQKVLVFTSLQTHQAITAPQHIRHAIERWQSSFNPTENRS